AGAGCGATCGACACCGAGAACTGCCGGGACCGGAAGACCCGTAGGTCGAGCAGGGCCCGGTTCTCGCGCTGGAGCCGGATCTGGCGCCACACGAACAGCACGAGCGCCACCGCGCCCACGATGATCGCCGCCGACGGCGGAATGAACGCGTCGGGGTCAGCCGCCTTGCCCAGGCTGGAGAAGCCGTAGACCAGACCGCCGAAGGCGAAAGCCGACACGATCACGGAGAGCACGTCGATTCGGGCGGCGCGGGGCTCGGTGATGTTGCGGATGAAGACCGCGCCCAGAGCCAGGCCCAGGAGGGAGATCGGCAGTACCAGGCCGAACAGCCAGCGCCAGTCCAACGAGTTCAGGATGAGACCGGAGACGGTCGGACCGATGGCGGGCGCCACGGCCATGACGATCGAGATGTTGCCCATCACGCGGCCCCGGCGATCGGACGGGACCATGTTCAGCACGGTGGTCATGAGCAGCGGCATCATGATGGCGGTACCGCTGGCCTGCACGATCCGGCCGAGCAGGAGGACTGTGAAGTTCGGCGCGAGAAAGCAGATCAGGGTGCCCAAGCTGAACAGGCTCATCGCGGCGATGAACACCTGCCGCAGGTGGAACCGTTGCAGCAGGAAGCCGGTCACCGGGATGATCACGGCCATCACCAGCATGAAGGCGGAGGTCAGCCACTGTCCGGTGGAGACCGGGATGCCGAGGTCGCGGTTGAGCGCGGGCAACGCCACGCCCATGATCGTCTCGTTGAGGATGACGACGAATGCCGAGACCAGAAGAAGCGGGATGACGAGGCGGGTCGCGCGCTGTCTCGCGACCTCGGCTTGCGCCGCCTCGTCCGTGGGTGTCACATCGGTGTGCCTGGTCACGTACTTCCTTGTGCGCTCGAGGACGGCCTGGTTCAGGGGGATGCGCTGGGGGGAGGAGGGGCGGGGCTGCCGAAAGGTGTCCGGTTTGTCCCCAGTGGGCAGGCGAACTCGCTGTTCGCAGCAGCATTGCGCCCCGAGGAGGGGCAGGCAAGCGAATTTCACCCGCGGTGACCCTCCGGATCAACCTAAAGGACGAAACGTCCCGTCTCGCCCATTTTTGCACACAGTGCAAGCATTCTGCGACGGCTGACCTGTGCCCTTTCCCACGTCAACGACGCGACCCAGTCACTCGGCCGATCCGACAGCCGCAGGACGGGGACCGCCACACCGCCGCGCCCACCAGGGGCCACGCTGCGCCTGCCCGGGCCGTCGGCCCCGCGCGAACCCGCGCCCGGAACCCCCTCGACACCCCGGGACAGAACCGGTTCACCGCGCAGCCCGCCGCGAGGCCGGCGGTTGCCACACCGTGTCTCCCCTGTTCGTCGGCTACCGGTCTCGGCAGCCTGGGTGGGGCTTCTCGGGGGCGTCGTCCCGGGACCGGTCAAAAACCCAGCCCCCGCAGCCAGGTGAGCAGTTCGTCCTCACGCCCCTCTGCCCGCTCCCGGCTCCATTTCCCCAGTTCACGGTCGTCGACCAGGAGGCCGTCCCGGAGGTAGACCACGCGGTCGGCCCGGGCAGCGCAGGCGGGGTCGTGCGTCACCATGACCAGCGTGCTCCCCTCCTCATGCACGTCGGTGAGCGCGTCCATGACCTCGGTCGTCATGCTGCTGTTGAGCGCGCCGGTCGGCTCGTCCGCGAACAGCACCGACGGCTCGCACGCCAGCGCCCGGCAGATCGAGGCGCGTTGCAGCTGGCCGCCCGAGACCTGGGTGATGCCGTGCCGCCCCACGTGCGCGATGCCGAACCGTTCCAGCAGCGCGTCCACCCTGGTGATGGCTGCCCCCTTGTCCCCGGGCGCCGCCTTGAGCGCGGGCAGCAGGATGTTGTCCCTGATGTTCAGGTTCTCCAGGAAGTACGCCTGCTGGAAGACGAAGCCCATCCTGTTCAGTCGGACACGGCTCATCTCCTTGTCCCCCAGGCATGTCAGGTCGCGCCCCTCCAGGAGCACGTTGCCGCCGGTGGGCCGGTCCATCCCGCTCATGCTGTACAGCAGGGTGGACTTGCCCGAACCGGACGCCCCCATCACCACCAGGAACTCGGCCCGGCGCACGATCAGGTCGATCCCGTCAACGACCCGGGTCGGCGGGTCCGTGGAGTAGTAGGTCTTGGTCAGTCCCCGGGCCTCAAGCATCACCGGGGCCCCGCTCACCTGATCACTGACCGATGTGTCCGCCATGGGCCTTCTCCCACTCATCCTCTGAGCCACGAGCTCTTGTCGGTACCGCGCAGCGGCGCGGTGAGGAACACGGCGCCGAGGTACCCGGCGGCCACCAGAACCAGCGGGTAGGCCAGGTACACCAGCCACGGGTTCGGCAGGAAGACGAGGTCGGTGATACCCAACCCCGCTGAAGCGACGAGCAGGCCGACGAGCGACTCCCCGGCCGTGGCCGCGAACACCACGCCCAGTAGCGTGCCGACGACAACCGCGACCAGGGTCTTGGCCCGCGTCTGGGCGATGATCTCGCCGGTGGAGAAACCGAGGGCGCACAGCACCCCCATCCTGGACCGCTCCCTGCTCAGGCGCAGTTTGAGGAACAGGCTCGTGATGAGCACCGCCACCCCCGTCCCGAAGACGAACGCCAGCAGGGCCGCGCTGCGCAGTGCATCGGTCACGTACGACAGCGTCTGCTCGACGTACTCGCGCATCGGGACCACGGCGGCGGTCGGGTGGCGCTTGCCGTACTCCGCCGCGACCACCGCGGGGTCGACCCCCTCGGCTGTGTCCGCGTAGATCGCGTAACCGATCGCGCCCGAGGACTGCTCGCCCCGCACCTTGGCGGTGTACCCGCCCGCGGTCACGTCCTGGTAGACGCCGCTGACCTCCAGCGTGGACGGTTCGTCCTGTTCGGCGCTCTGGCGCAGGGCCATCTCGTCCCCGGCACCGAGTCCGTAACGGTCCGCGTTCAGGGCGGAGAGAGCGATCTGCCCGGGCCCCGGGGCGCCGCCCTCGACGAATTCGACCGTGTCACCGGAGTGGTCGCCCACATCCACGCGCAGGGACTCCCACCCCTGCTCGCCGCGCGCCTCGTACAGGACGTGGGCGAAGACGCGCACGTCACTCAACCGCTCGTCGCCGCGCATGTGGGCCAGGACGTCCTCGCGCACCGCGTCCACGTCGTCGGAGAACAGCAGGTCGGCGCGCAGGTCGCTTTCGGGTGCGCCCAGGTAGGTGACGAAGCGGGGGTTCTCGAAGGTGCTGAGCAGGTTGGTCGGCAGCGTCATGAGGACCGTCGCGAGGAAGAACACGACGGGCACCAGGAGCCACTGGCGGCCCTCCGCCCTCAGGTCCAGCAGAGCCAGGCGCCGGTTGACGTTCGTTCCGCTGTAGGAGTCCAGACCGCCCCGCCGTACCCGCCTGGCCTGGCGCCTGGCCTGGCGCGCGCTCTGGTGTTCATCGAGGGTGCTGCCGTGGACCAGGGCGCCCACGACCTGGATCCGGCGGACCCCGCGCAGGACACCGCGGCACAGGACCATGACGCACACGTAGACCAGCGTCAGCGCGATCACCGGCACCAGGAGCGTCGAGACCCCCCACGAGGCCTCGGCGTAGTTCTCCTGCGCCCCGCGGGTGAGCAGCCCTGTCGCGAACACCGCCAGGACGCCGCCGACCACACACGCCAGGAAGGTCATGAGGCTGTACTTGGCCAGGTACAGGCCGGAGATCGCCCGGTCCGGCAGGCCGATCGCCTTCATCGCGCCGATCTGGCGGATCTGGTCCTCCATGCTTGCGCGAATCACGAAGCGCAGGCTGAGCAGGGCGATCATGATGAGCAGCAGACTCACGAACACCAGCGCCACCGCCACCAGGCCGTCGCTGAAGGCGTTGATCATGCGGATCATCTGGAACGTGACCGCCTGGCCGTTCCTGGGCAGCGCGGCGTCGGACTCGTAGGCGCTTTGGAACTCCGAGACCGCGGAGGGGTCGTCCAGCCGGTACTCGACGATGATCTCGGGGGCGCCACCGCCCGCACTCTCCAGGTCCGCGAAGTCCGCTTCCGAGACCACGAAACGGGTGGCCGAGGACAGCGAGGAGGCCATCTGCGCGTCACGCACGAACCCCCGCACCCGCAGCTCGTGTACCCCGGTGTCGGTGCGGACCCCGAGCCGGTCACCGACCTCCAGACCGAACCGCTGCTGGTAGGCGACCGGGACATGGACCTGTCCGGGGGAGGGGGACGGGGCCGCTCCGGTCTTGTCGAGCAGGAAGTCGAAGTCCTCGTTCTGGGTGACGAAGAGGTTGTCGATCAGGCTCTCGGACAGGTCGCCCGACTCACCGGTGGCCGGGCGGTGCCAGGACAGGGCGGCGCCGTCGAAACCGAGCATCTCCTCGATGAGCCACGCGTCGATCTCCGGGTGCTGCGCGGCGAAGCCCTCCAGCGCCGCCGGATCGTACTCGCCCCGGTGCATCTGGAGGAAGTGGGGCGGCTGGGCCTCTTCGAAGAGCTGGTTGACCGATCCGACCATGCGTTCCATCACCATGGATCCGGTGGCCATCAGGAACGCGCTCAGGACCAGGAGCACGGCCAGTGCCGTGTTGACGCCCCGGTTCTGGAGCAGGTCGTTGCGTGCGTGACGTAAGTACAGGGATTCGCTCTTGCTGTGCACGGGGGCTCCACCGGACGCGGGTCTGTACCCGTCAAGTAAGCCAGAGGCCCCGGCCCTCTACATCGGGGAGCGACCCCGGCTCCAGGGGCGCGGCACCCTGGTTTCCCCCGGGGTCGCCGCTGTCGGCAACACCGCTCAAGGCGTCCTCGGGTGCTGCTCCCCTGCTTTCAGTGCTCCAGTCGGTGGCTGAGTTCGCTCATGCCCGGACCGCTCAGTCGGTCCAGGTAGGCGGGACGGCCCGCCATCACCATCACGAGAGCGAGCAGCGGTCCCTCCACCACGGGCAGCGAGGGGTCGTTCGTGGTGAAGTCCGCGTCGGTGGCCCGCAGGTGCAGCCCCTTGACCTGGGATCTGCTGTTGACCGCGAAGTCACGGCCGGCGAAGAACTTCGCGACCACGGCCAGCGCCTCGGGAGCGGGTTCGTGCTCCAGCCCCAGCGGGTGGCGGATGTCCTGGCCGTGCACGACGAGCTCCCCGAGCCAGGGCGGCAGGTTCTTCGTGGGCCAGCGCACGGGCTCGCCGTGCTCGCTCCCCAGGTCGGCGAACCGGGCCAGGGTCCGGGCGGGCTCTGGGCGGGCGAAGCGTTCGAGCTGTCTCCGGTTGTGAACCTCCGGGCGCAGGCCCGCGCGCAGGATGGACCTGATCCACCCGAACGTGCCGATGGTCATGGCCGATCCCAGGTGGGCGACGACGTCGTGGACGGTCCATTCCGCGCACAGTGAGGTCTGTCCCCACTGCTGCTCGGTCAGACCCTCGAGATCGGCCGCCAACGCGGCGTGTTCGGCGGCGATGAGTCGCTTGGGGTCGGTGGTCTCCATTTTCGTACTGTACGGACCGATGGGGACATTTTCCGGGGTACTTCGGAAATCTACGACATAAAGGCGGCGGCTTCGTTGACTCCTCAGTGAGCCGGAACCGACACACACGCCAGTTCGGTCTCCTCATCCGCCGTCAGCTCGCCGGGGGAGTCCTCCGGAACATGCAGG
This DNA window, taken from Nocardiopsis exhalans, encodes the following:
- a CDS encoding MDR family MFS transporter, encoding MTPTDEAAQAEVARQRATRLVIPLLLVSAFVVILNETIMGVALPALNRDLGIPVSTGQWLTSAFMLVMAVIIPVTGFLLQRFHLRQVFIAAMSLFSLGTLICFLAPNFTVLLLGRIVQASGTAIMMPLLMTTVLNMVPSDRRGRVMGNISIVMAVAPAIGPTVSGLILNSLDWRWLFGLVLPISLLGLALGAVFIRNITEPRAARIDVLSVIVSAFAFGGLVYGFSSLGKAADPDAFIPPSAAIIVGAVALVLFVWRQIRLQRENRALLDLRVFRSRQFSVSIALVLVSFMALFGTIILLPLYMQNVLGYDTLVTGLTLLPGGLVMGLLAPIVGRLYDRFGPRPLVTPGAAVVTLVMWGMTFLGTETPIGYVVAAHVALSAGLGFMFTPLLTGALGSLKPSLYSYGSAVVGTVQQVAGAAGTATFIAVMSAVAATRLGEGADAVTAEAGGIHVAFTLGAVIATLAFFATFLVRRSEPGQDEERAEGAEAENAPGVRETGAHQR
- a CDS encoding ABC transporter permease yields the protein MHSKSESLYLRHARNDLLQNRGVNTALAVLLVLSAFLMATGSMVMERMVGSVNQLFEEAQPPHFLQMHRGEYDPAALEGFAAQHPEIDAWLIEEMLGFDGAALSWHRPATGESGDLSESLIDNLFVTQNEDFDFLLDKTGAAPSPSPGQVHVPVAYQQRFGLEVGDRLGVRTDTGVHELRVRGFVRDAQMASSLSSATRFVVSEADFADLESAGGGAPEIIVEYRLDDPSAVSEFQSAYESDAALPRNGQAVTFQMIRMINAFSDGLVAVALVFVSLLLIMIALLSLRFVIRASMEDQIRQIGAMKAIGLPDRAISGLYLAKYSLMTFLACVVGGVLAVFATGLLTRGAQENYAEASWGVSTLLVPVIALTLVYVCVMVLCRGVLRGVRRIQVVGALVHGSTLDEHQSARQARRQARRVRRGGLDSYSGTNVNRRLALLDLRAEGRQWLLVPVVFFLATVLMTLPTNLLSTFENPRFVTYLGAPESDLRADLLFSDDVDAVREDVLAHMRGDERLSDVRVFAHVLYEARGEQGWESLRVDVGDHSGDTVEFVEGGAPGPGQIALSALNADRYGLGAGDEMALRQSAEQDEPSTLEVSGVYQDVTAGGYTAKVRGEQSSGAIGYAIYADTAEGVDPAVVAAEYGKRHPTAAVVPMREYVEQTLSYVTDALRSAALLAFVFGTGVAVLITSLFLKLRLSRERSRMGVLCALGFSTGEIIAQTRAKTLVAVVVGTLLGVVFAATAGESLVGLLVASAGLGITDLVFLPNPWLVYLAYPLVLVAAGYLGAVFLTAPLRGTDKSSWLRG
- a CDS encoding maleylpyruvate isomerase family mycothiol-dependent enzyme; translated protein: METTDPKRLIAAEHAALAADLEGLTEQQWGQTSLCAEWTVHDVVAHLGSAMTIGTFGWIRSILRAGLRPEVHNRRQLERFARPEPARTLARFADLGSEHGEPVRWPTKNLPPWLGELVVHGQDIRHPLGLEHEPAPEALAVVAKFFAGRDFAVNSRSQVKGLHLRATDADFTTNDPSLPVVEGPLLALVMVMAGRPAYLDRLSGPGMSELSHRLEH
- a CDS encoding ABC transporter ATP-binding protein, producing the protein MADTSVSDQVSGAPVMLEARGLTKTYYSTDPPTRVVDGIDLIVRRAEFLVVMGASGSGKSTLLYSMSGMDRPTGGNVLLEGRDLTCLGDKEMSRVRLNRMGFVFQQAYFLENLNIRDNILLPALKAAPGDKGAAITRVDALLERFGIAHVGRHGITQVSGGQLQRASICRALACEPSVLFADEPTGALNSSMTTEVMDALTDVHEEGSTLVMVTHDPACAARADRVVYLRDGLLVDDRELGKWSRERAEGREDELLTWLRGLGF